Proteins co-encoded in one Cellulosilyticum sp. I15G10I2 genomic window:
- a CDS encoding type II toxin-antitoxin system Phd/YefM family antitoxin, with amino-acid sequence MPIIKPISDLRNNFNMISDLCHTNAEPIFITKNGHGDMVVMSQALYEQQQALIELYQKLAEAEVESQSTITRISHKDLMTKMRSKINE; translated from the coding sequence TTGCCAATAATAAAACCAATTTCTGATTTAAGAAACAACTTTAACATGATATCTGATTTATGCCACACTAATGCTGAACCAATCTTCATCACCAAAAACGGTCATGGTGATATGGTAGTTATGAGTCAAGCACTTTACGAGCAGCAACAAGCTCTAATCGAGCTATATCAAAAGTTAGCAGAAGCTGAGGTTGAAAGCCAATCTACTATTACTAGAATATCTCATAAAGATTTGATGACTAAAATGAGGTCTAAAATAAATGAATAA
- a CDS encoding GNAT family N-acetyltransferase: protein MDILETNRLFLRQFKPDDWEDLYEYLSLEEVVKYEPYDVKSKEECRREAFNRSKNTGFWAVCLKDNKKLIGNIYFQQQEPEDFMTWELGYVFNPQYYGEGYATEASEKMLEYGFEKLDVHRITAGCNPDNTSSWRLLERLKMRREGYFIKPIFFKRDANRQPVWQDAYQYAILKEEWFKRNK from the coding sequence ATGGATATTTTGGAGACGAATAGATTATTTTTAAGACAGTTTAAACCTGATGATTGGGAAGATTTATATGAATATCTGTCATTAGAAGAAGTTGTAAAGTATGAACCATATGATGTTAAAAGTAAAGAAGAATGTAGGAGAGAAGCATTTAATCGATCTAAGAATACTGGATTTTGGGCGGTATGCCTCAAGGATAATAAAAAATTAATAGGTAATATTTATTTCCAACAACAAGAACCGGAAGATTTTATGACTTGGGAACTAGGGTACGTTTTTAATCCTCAATATTATGGAGAAGGCTATGCTACAGAAGCGTCAGAGAAGATGCTTGAATATGGATTTGAGAAACTGGATGTACATAGAATAACAGCAGGTTGTAATCCAGATAATACCTCATCATGGAGATTGTTGGAACGATTAAAGATGAGAAGAGAAGGATATTTTATAAAACCAATATTTTTCAAGAGAGATGCTAATAGGCAACCTGTTTGGCAAGATGCATATCAATATGCAATTTTAAAGGAAGAATGGTTTAAGAGGAACAAATAG
- a CDS encoding TIR domain-containing protein, producing MKTKEKIRILEKLIERSNTVKIEKSDDPDFKNWKNLVERTLIKVYGKDSVEFEHFTKLRFFYRAMIYTSNSDYTSDHLQCFRRDFKLLIDSINTYIEELKEEDIEKVDDGANESLSNEISKIFISHSSKDSEVVEEIIEILETIGVESNQIFCTSFEGYGIGLGEDFLNAIKTELSSDVLVLFVLSNNFYESPVCMCEMGASWVLSKEHIPIIVPPLSYENIKGVIPLTQGMLLLDSLKWNSFKERIEEIFNIRNPLSFSTWERKRDRICNRLENVLKD from the coding sequence ATGAAAACAAAAGAAAAGATTAGAATCTTGGAGAAATTAATTGAAAGATCAAATACTGTAAAAATAGAGAAAAGTGATGATCCTGACTTTAAAAACTGGAAGAACTTGGTCGAGAGAACATTGATAAAAGTATATGGAAAAGACTCTGTAGAATTCGAACATTTTACGAAATTAAGATTTTTTTATCGGGCGATGATTTATACTTCCAATAGTGACTATACATCAGATCATTTACAATGTTTTAGGCGTGACTTTAAGTTACTTATTGACTCAATTAACACTTATATAGAAGAACTAAAAGAAGAGGATATAGAGAAAGTTGATGATGGTGCAAATGAGAGTTTATCAAATGAGATATCAAAAATTTTTATTAGTCATTCATCAAAGGATTCAGAGGTGGTTGAAGAGATCATTGAAATATTAGAGACCATAGGGGTGGAATCGAACCAAATATTTTGTACTTCTTTCGAAGGATATGGAATTGGATTAGGAGAGGATTTTTTAAATGCAATAAAAACAGAATTATCTTCAGATGTGTTAGTGCTGTTTGTACTTTCAAATAACTTTTATGAAAGTCCAGTATGTATGTGTGAAATGGGAGCTTCGTGGGTATTATCAAAAGAGCACATTCCAATTATAGTACCACCATTATCATATGAGAATATTAAAGGTGTGATTCCTTTAACACAAGGAATGTTATTATTAGATTCATTAAAATGGAATTCCTTCAAAGAAAGAATTGAGGAGATATTTAACATTAGAAATCCTTTGAGTTTTTCAACTTGGGAAAGAAAACGAGATAGAATATGTAATAGACTTGAAAATGTATTGAAAGACTAA
- a CDS encoding VOC family protein — translation MKLGIGLYVRNSVDAVELYREAFGLELGYHVKNSNGTYFHSELYKNGQEIFSVVESSNDNIQEHTVQLGISFDNGDEVQKAYALLSDGGTIKTPIGPMPWTPCAAEVIDKFGVLWYITAPQHRPPDDYDPGKPWDPSMYKKS, via the coding sequence GTGAAATTAGGAATAGGATTATATGTTAGAAACAGTGTGGATGCTGTCGAGCTTTACAGAGAAGCATTTGGTTTGGAATTAGGGTATCATGTAAAAAACTCTAACGGAACATACTTTCATTCAGAACTTTATAAAAATGGACAAGAAATCTTTTCAGTGGTCGAATCATCAAACGACAATATACAAGAACATACGGTGCAGCTGGGCATCAGTTTTGATAACGGGGATGAGGTGCAAAAAGCATATGCCCTTTTAAGTGATGGGGGAACTATTAAAACACCGATAGGCCCAATGCCATGGACTCCTTGCGCAGCTGAAGTTATTGATAAATTTGGTGTGTTGTGGTATATAACTGCTCCACAACACCGCCCTCCTGATGACTATGATCCAGGTAAGCCTTGGGATCCAAGTATGTACAAGAAATCATAA
- a CDS encoding type II toxin-antitoxin system RelE/ParE family toxin: MNKKYQIEYLPIAEKDLTDIIEYITLDSPQSALSLLENIDESISNLADLPFIGVTPRDPRLERLNYRILVVSSYLVFYVVKNDCVEIRRILHGKRKYQFLL; the protein is encoded by the coding sequence ATGAATAAAAAGTACCAAATAGAATATTTGCCAATAGCAGAGAAAGATCTTACAGATATAATTGAATATATTACTCTTGATAGTCCGCAATCAGCTCTATCTCTTCTTGAAAACATTGATGAGTCAATATCCAATCTAGCTGACTTACCTTTTATTGGAGTAACTCCCAGGGATCCAAGGCTTGAACGCTTAAATTATAGGATTCTAGTAGTAAGCAGTTATTTGGTGTTCTATGTGGTTAAAAATGACTGTGTTGAAATAAGACGTATACTTCATGGAAAACGCAAATATCAATTTCTTTTATAG
- a CDS encoding class I SAM-dependent methyltransferase, which translates to MKDYNEYSKIAYNNKADNYNDTPEGKFTKKFKDLLCKIIVLKKGINILDVACGNGTLLKMLSVKNEIHGYGIDISDKMVSNAKKNCRDMVFKVSGCEEIPFESDFFELMTVCAAYHHFPDTDSFAREAARVLKKNGYLYIAEIYLPPILRVLCNPFVKLSKEGDVKFYSPKEIVSCFEMHGFQCSKVVRSENVQIVCMQKKHRS; encoded by the coding sequence ATGAAGGACTATAACGAGTATTCAAAGATTGCATACAATAACAAAGCAGATAATTATAACGATACACCGGAGGGTAAATTTACTAAGAAGTTTAAAGATTTATTGTGCAAGATTATAGTTCTAAAGAAAGGTATAAATATTCTAGATGTTGCCTGTGGTAACGGAACTTTATTGAAAATGCTATCAGTAAAGAATGAAATTCATGGATATGGTATCGATATATCTGATAAGATGGTTAGTAATGCAAAGAAGAATTGTAGAGATATGGTATTTAAAGTGTCCGGTTGTGAAGAGATACCTTTTGAAAGTGATTTTTTTGAGCTAATGACAGTTTGTGCTGCATATCATCATTTTCCAGATACCGACTCTTTTGCAAGGGAAGCAGCAAGAGTACTAAAGAAAAATGGTTATTTATACATAGCAGAGATTTATCTCCCGCCTATTTTAAGGGTTTTATGTAATCCATTTGTCAAGTTATCCAAGGAAGGTGACGTCAAGTTTTATTCGCCGAAAGAAATAGTGAGCTGCTTTGAAATGCATGGATTTCAATGTAGTAAGGTAGTGAGAAGTGAGAATGTACAAATCGTTTGTATGCAGAAGAAACATAGAAGCTAA
- a CDS encoding GNAT family N-acetyltransferase, whose translation MRFLETITAEQFCDIQESVGFGRPNLLQIERAIKNSLYIVSVEVDGQVVGMGRLIGDNSRIVYIQDLFINPAYQRKGIGTEIINRLLNYIKINALPNTSITVGLMSAKGKEDFYTNLGFRLRPNEKEGNGMMMNIRI comes from the coding sequence ATGAGATTCTTAGAAACAATAACAGCTGAGCAATTTTGTGACATACAGGAATCTGTAGGTTTTGGGCGTCCCAATCTATTACAAATTGAGAGAGCAATAAAAAATAGTCTGTATATTGTTTCGGTTGAAGTAGATGGACAGGTAGTAGGCATGGGGAGATTGATTGGAGATAATTCTAGAATCGTATATATTCAGGACTTATTTATAAATCCTGCATACCAGAGGAAAGGTATAGGAACAGAAATCATTAACCGTCTGTTAAACTATATAAAAATTAATGCTTTACCAAACACAAGTATAACTGTTGGACTTATGTCTGCTAAAGGCAAAGAAGATTTTTACACCAACCTAGGCTTCAGATTGCGTCCAAACGAAAAAGAGGGTAATGGTATGATGATGAATATAAGAATATAA
- a CDS encoding creatininase family protein, which yields MNYSIFKDTMADMTYLEIERLIEEEAVVLFPIAVIEEHGPHLPLGTDTYLTYAVLKHIKKSLEGMGIKSVIAPPYYWGINVATGGFAGSFTVKVGTMKAVIKDTIECLEQWGFKRVYFLNMHGDFLHSKTILDITREIYESDVKINVYDIIPQFFASLVGLEGNEVYVLVQRDEDVRNRQPQHYLDIHAGGVETSLMLAEFDELVDENKARELQSSKTTFELLRKWQRGGEEAKEVTPLGYCGDPSNISIEDAKKFILEFTSMTAELIKSTRI from the coding sequence ATGAACTATTCAATATTTAAAGATACAATGGCTGATATGACCTATCTAGAAATTGAGAGGTTAATAGAGGAGGAAGCAGTTGTTTTGTTTCCAATAGCAGTTATTGAGGAACATGGGCCTCACTTACCACTAGGTACTGATACATATCTTACATATGCGGTTTTAAAACACATAAAAAAATCACTTGAGGGGATGGGGATAAAATCTGTTATAGCTCCACCTTATTATTGGGGAATTAATGTTGCGACTGGGGGATTTGCAGGATCATTTACAGTAAAGGTTGGTACAATGAAGGCGGTTATTAAAGACACTATAGAATGCCTTGAACAATGGGGATTCAAAAGGGTATATTTTCTAAACATGCATGGTGATTTTTTACATAGTAAAACCATACTTGATATCACTAGAGAGATATATGAATCAGATGTAAAAATAAATGTATACGATATTATACCTCAATTTTTTGCTAGTCTAGTTGGGTTGGAAGGAAATGAAGTATATGTTTTAGTACAAAGAGATGAAGATGTCAGAAACAGACAGCCACAGCATTACCTTGATATACATGCCGGAGGTGTTGAAACAAGTTTAATGTTAGCTGAGTTTGATGAATTAGTAGATGAGAATAAAGCTAGAGAATTACAATCCTCTAAAACCACATTTGAGCTATTGAGAAAATGGCAACGAGGTGGAGAAGAAGCGAAAGAAGTTACCCCGCTGGGTTATTGTGGGGACCCATCTAATATATCTATAGAAGATGCAAAAAAATTCATTTTAGAGTTTACTAGTATGACAGCAGAACTAATTAAAAGTACAAGAATTTAG
- a CDS encoding type II toxin-antitoxin system death-on-curing family toxin encodes MKSIDLDNIIVFHNKIIQQTGGSHVLRDRNLVESALNKADVTYDGKDLYPTVEEKIAAITYSLIQNHGFVDGNKRIGIAIMLFLLKLNNIGIKYTQQELIDLGLGTAAGDYKQINILHWIKDRKHFD; translated from the coding sequence ATGAAGTCAATTGATTTGGACAATATTATAGTATTTCATAATAAAATTATTCAACAAACAGGAGGGAGCCATGTACTTAGGGATAGAAATTTAGTTGAAAGTGCTTTAAATAAAGCCGATGTAACTTATGATGGAAAAGACTTATATCCAACTGTTGAAGAAAAAATTGCAGCAATAACATATTCTTTAATTCAGAATCATGGATTTGTTGATGGTAACAAGCGAATAGGTATAGCAATAATGCTTTTTTTGTTAAAGCTGAATAATATAGGAATAAAGTATACTCAACAGGAGCTTATAGATTTAGGATTAGGAACTGCAGCAGGAGATTATAAACAAATTAATATACTTCATTGGATAAAAGACCGTAAACATTTTGACTAA
- a CDS encoding GNAT family N-acetyltransferase, whose product MSADHNIRFIRYDELRALLDLYKHFDNNDPEPEDNEELKKLWDSIYDDPNLYYIVVEKDGILIATCNITIIKNLTRRARPYGLIENVVTHKKYRNNGFGKQVIKKAVEVAMNNNCYKVMLLTSSKKDETLNFYRSSGFRDDIKTGFIMKL is encoded by the coding sequence ATGAGTGCTGATCATAATATAAGATTCATTAGATATGACGAACTTAGAGCTTTGTTAGATTTATACAAGCACTTTGACAATAATGATCCAGAGCCGGAAGATAATGAAGAACTGAAAAAATTATGGGATTCAATATATGATGATCCTAATTTATATTATATAGTTGTAGAAAAAGATGGTATCTTAATAGCAACATGTAATATTACAATTATCAAGAACTTAACAAGGCGTGCTAGACCTTATGGCTTAATTGAGAATGTAGTTACACATAAGAAATATAGGAACAATGGGTTTGGGAAGCAGGTAATAAAAAAGGCAGTAGAAGTAGCAATGAATAATAATTGTTATAAGGTAATGTTGTTAACAAGTTCAAAGAAGGATGAAACACTTAATTTTTATAGAAGTTCAGGATTTAGGGATGATATTAAGACTGGATTTATAATGAAGCTTTGA
- a CDS encoding DUF6273 domain-containing protein: protein MQVGDKISFGCYDWRVLDIQNDVALIITECIIEQRAYHDAYKDITWADCSLRKYLNGEFYNKFNATDKARIIPVSNKNPDNQWYGSKGGEDTQDKIFLLSIEEAVCQYFGDSSSKLLNPGKNQRYWFERKDQNNSKRIAMYKSGMRWWWLRSPGRVNIKAVYVHGDGNIGIQGNNILKGNISEVMYRGGVRPALWLKL from the coding sequence ATGCAAGTAGGAGATAAAATATCATTTGGCTGTTACGATTGGCGAGTGCTTGACATACAAAACGATGTAGCACTGATTATAACTGAATGTATTATAGAACAGCGTGCTTACCATGATGCTTATAAAGATATAACATGGGCAGATTGCTCATTAAGAAAATATCTTAACGGTGAATTTTATAACAAATTCAATGCAACTGATAAAGCAAGAATAATACCAGTATCAAATAAAAATCCCGACAATCAATGGTATGGTTCAAAAGGTGGAGAAGATACGCAAGACAAAATATTTTTATTAAGTATTGAGGAAGCAGTATGCCAATATTTCGGTGATAGCAGTTCAAAACTGCTAAATCCGGGGAAAAATCAAAGATATTGGTTCGAAAGAAAAGACCAAAATAATAGCAAGCGAATTGCCATGTATAAGAGTGGAATGCGGTGGTGGTGGCTTCGGTCGCCTGGGCGCGTTAATATAAAGGCCGTATACGTTCACGGTGATGGTAATATAGGTATCCAAGGAAACAATATATTGAAAGGCAACATCAGCGAAGTTATGTATAGAGGCGGTGTTCGCCCCGCTTTGTGGCTGAAACTGTAA
- a CDS encoding M23 family metallopeptidase, protein MYYLYQFSKTAKYIGVVSLVSTLFSDLLIFKLLCLFGLFTFVEIALNFSVFKCSVLQTIGIFKVNKKFGNEVPAIFNYKSEIEYTLPFEGKWLVVNGCYTKEFSHSWDIPTQRYAYDFIILDEEGKSYRNEFNQCESYYCYDKNILAPADGIVVEISNDAKDSLIFKNGKFFSKSPHIAGNYIVIKHSEKEYSTFAHLKKDSITVKVGDSISRGDIVAKCGNTGNSTEPHLHFQLQTGQSFYNSAGLPIKFNNIKLTIAPNYERFDHRLSMPKEQILEGYISRGYNVSAN, encoded by the coding sequence ATGTACTATTTATATCAGTTTTCTAAAACTGCAAAGTATATAGGTGTAGTTAGTTTAGTATCAACTCTTTTTAGTGATTTATTGATTTTCAAACTGCTTTGCCTGTTTGGACTATTTACATTTGTAGAGATAGCTTTAAATTTCTCAGTTTTTAAATGTTCAGTTTTGCAAACTATTGGTATATTTAAAGTAAATAAAAAGTTTGGAAATGAAGTTCCCGCTATATTTAACTACAAAAGTGAAATTGAATATACATTACCTTTTGAAGGAAAGTGGTTAGTTGTAAATGGTTGCTATACGAAAGAATTCTCACATTCTTGGGATATTCCAACTCAGCGATATGCTTATGATTTCATTATATTAGATGAAGAAGGAAAATCTTATCGAAATGAATTTAATCAATGTGAAAGCTATTACTGTTATGACAAAAATATTTTAGCTCCAGCCGATGGTATAGTAGTTGAAATATCAAATGATGCAAAGGACAGTTTGATATTTAAAAATGGAAAGTTTTTTTCAAAATCACCTCATATTGCTGGAAACTACATTGTTATAAAACACTCTGAAAAGGAATATAGTACCTTTGCTCACTTGAAAAAGGATAGCATAACTGTAAAGGTTGGAGATAGTATTTCAAGGGGAGATATTGTTGCAAAGTGTGGAAATACAGGAAACTCAACAGAGCCACATTTGCACTTTCAACTACAAACAGGTCAAAGTTTTTATAATAGTGCAGGTTTACCAATAAAGTTCAATAATATTAAACTTACTATCGCTCCCAATTATGAAAGATTTGATCATAGACTATCTATGCCAAAGGAGCAAATTTTAGAAGGGTACATTTCTCGTGGATACAATGTTTCTGCTAATTAG
- a CDS encoding DUF2281 domain-containing protein: protein MSLAEKLLDVFMKLPEDKKEEAIDFIEYLDMKNQKELEKMMDNVIIENKEALKELSK, encoded by the coding sequence ATGTCTCTAGCAGAGAAATTATTAGATGTTTTTATGAAATTACCAGAAGATAAGAAAGAAGAAGCTATTGATTTTATCGAATATTTAGATATGAAGAATCAGAAAGAATTAGAAAAAATGATGGATAATGTTATTATAGAAAATAAGGAAGCATTAAAGGAATTAAGTAAATGA
- a CDS encoding class I SAM-dependent methyltransferase, producing MNINNELKLYQRSKDSIWTDGYISKNMLAAHLDLDNDAASRNINTINKTIKWIETKIPKNSKVLDLGCGPGLYSSLLSKNGYSITGVDISKCSISYAQNKAIEEGLPISYFCKDYLKEDIGTGYDAVICIYCDFGALIPTEQEILLDKIYNILNDDGVFIFDVFKPGLCDNKKENRDWRYSTGEDFWSSVPHLLLEEVKHFVEQNIWGTKTVIIEKDKKPREYITWDNYYTISKIEKLLNKNKFKLVSTNNNLITENTFASKDVMFVEAKK from the coding sequence GTGAATATTAATAATGAATTAAAACTTTATCAAAGAAGTAAAGATTCTATATGGACAGATGGTTATATATCAAAAAATATGTTAGCTGCGCATCTTGATTTAGATAATGATGCAGCAAGTAGGAACATAAATACTATTAATAAGACAATTAAGTGGATAGAAACTAAAATACCTAAAAACAGCAAGGTTCTAGATTTGGGATGTGGGCCTGGCTTGTATTCTTCATTATTATCAAAGAATGGATATTCTATTACTGGTGTTGATATATCAAAATGTTCCATATCCTATGCACAAAATAAAGCCATAGAAGAAGGCTTACCAATAAGTTATTTTTGTAAAGATTATTTAAAAGAAGATATTGGTACTGGGTATGATGCAGTAATATGTATTTATTGTGACTTTGGAGCTTTAATTCCTACCGAACAGGAAATTTTGTTAGATAAAATCTACAATATATTAAATGATGATGGTGTTTTTATATTTGACGTTTTTAAACCTGGTCTGTGTGATAACAAAAAGGAGAATAGAGATTGGCGGTATTCAACTGGTGAAGACTTTTGGAGCAGTGTCCCCCACTTATTATTAGAAGAGGTAAAACATTTTGTTGAACAAAATATTTGGGGAACAAAAACTGTAATAATTGAGAAGGATAAAAAACCTAGAGAATATATTACATGGGATAACTATTATACTATTAGTAAAATAGAAAAATTATTAAATAAAAATAAGTTTAAGCTGGTTTCTACCAATAATAATTTAATTACTGAGAATACGTTTGCAAGTAAAGATGTTATGTTTGTTGAAGCTAAAAAATAA
- a CDS encoding GNAT family N-acetyltransferase: protein MIKIRHADITEKYKTYEWLCLSDTAQMHMGEPDYPNNPIPSWEEFKEGFENFYYQEETRGKGSVMIIQDDGKDIGCLCYACFHLKPQKAELDIWLKGKEYCGNGNGTKALKALCDYLESSYNIKDYIIRPSIKNYRAVRAYEKVGFKKVQENEKEKTINEFLLPEFLNEYGDGDYGFEDTAVLIKTNLNAL, encoded by the coding sequence ATGATAAAAATTAGACATGCTGATATAACAGAAAAGTATAAGACATATGAATGGCTTTGCTTATCTGATACAGCTCAAATGCATATGGGTGAGCCAGATTATCCTAATAACCCTATTCCAAGTTGGGAGGAGTTTAAGGAAGGTTTTGAGAATTTTTATTATCAAGAAGAAACTAGGGGAAAAGGTTCAGTTATGATCATTCAAGATGATGGGAAAGATATAGGTTGTTTGTGTTATGCCTGTTTTCATCTTAAACCACAGAAAGCTGAATTGGACATTTGGCTTAAAGGAAAAGAATACTGTGGAAATGGTAATGGAACAAAAGCTTTGAAAGCATTATGTGATTATTTGGAGTCAAGTTACAATATTAAGGATTATATCATTAGACCATCAATAAAAAATTATCGTGCAGTTAGAGCATATGAAAAAGTTGGCTTTAAGAAAGTACAAGAAAATGAAAAAGAAAAAACGATTAATGAATTTTTGCTTCCAGAATTCTTAAATGAATATGGAGATGGCGATTATGGATTTGAAGATACTGCGGTACTTATAAAGACTAATTTAAACGCATTATAA
- a CDS encoding pyridoxamine 5-phosphate oxidase, with product MSRYEEGLRLIEESCGNGKDNVIALSTIAMEPSTDGIPCPYVRDVNAYYEDGVFYVTTWAKSNKMQQIAQNKEVAFAVCFEGISGSGIGENLGWVLDPKNAEIRAKLRKAFIDWYDQANNEQDENCVILAIRITRGMIFRDHGAVRYNMDFVNKLETEEGKIR from the coding sequence ATGAGCAGATACGAAGAAGGATTAAGATTAATAGAAGAAAGTTGCGGCAACGGAAAGGATAATGTCATTGCTCTCTCAACCATCGCAATGGAACCGAGCACTGACGGAATCCCCTGTCCTTATGTCCGTGATGTGAACGCTTATTATGAAGACGGCGTGTTTTATGTTACTACTTGGGCAAAATCAAATAAAATGCAGCAGATAGCTCAAAACAAAGAGGTTGCATTTGCGGTTTGTTTCGAAGGGATTTCCGGTAGTGGAATTGGCGAAAATCTCGGATGGGTTTTAGACCCGAAAAATGCTGAAATAAGGGCTAAACTTCGCAAAGCATTTATCGATTGGTATGACCAGGCAAACAATGAACAGGATGAAAACTGCGTTATTTTGGCAATCCGCATAACAAGAGGCATGATATTTAGAGACCACGGTGCTGTGCGTTACAATATGGACTTTGTGAATAAGTTAGAGACTGAAGAAGGAAAAATAAGGTAA
- a CDS encoding GrpB family protein, whose protein sequence is MKKELSQMSLEELWELFPIILKEHNSCYKEWYKSEKSNIFRCISNDYINRINHIGSSAVNNLIAKPTIDILLELNRTSDISQIIATLVNNGWTLMSSELEPEVKFSLNKGYTPNGFAERVYHLHVRYLGDWNELYFRDYLIEHYEVAAEYGRLKLSLWKKYENNRDGYTDAKTEFITNFTEKARREYADRYVPKNTRKTLG, encoded by the coding sequence ATGAAAAAAGAACTATCTCAAATGTCACTAGAAGAACTATGGGAGCTATTCCCGATCATTTTAAAAGAACACAACTCGTGCTATAAGGAATGGTACAAAAGTGAAAAGAGTAATATTTTTAGGTGTATTAGTAATGATTATATAAATAGAATTAATCACATTGGAAGTAGCGCTGTCAATAACCTAATAGCCAAACCAACTATAGATATTTTGTTGGAATTAAATAGAACAAGCGATATATCACAGATAATAGCAACGTTGGTCAATAATGGTTGGACATTAATGTCCAGTGAATTAGAACCAGAAGTGAAGTTTTCACTTAATAAAGGGTATACGCCAAATGGGTTTGCAGAAAGAGTATATCATCTTCATGTGCGTTATTTAGGTGATTGGAATGAACTATATTTTAGAGATTATCTTATTGAACATTATGAAGTTGCTGCAGAATATGGGCGATTGAAATTGAGTCTATGGAAAAAATACGAGAATAATAGAGATGGTTATACAGACGCAAAAACTGAATTTATTACTAATTTTACCGAGAAAGCGAGAAGGGAATATGCAGATCGCTATGTGCCAAAAAATACAAGAAAAACTTTAGGCTAA
- a CDS encoding helix-turn-helix domain-containing protein — translation MDLCERLLTLRKKAGLSQEELANKLGVSRQAISKWESGQSSPDINNIIHIGEIYNVSTDYILIEKKQEQNERTVIEGIDVQLPNKKSRLNINGYVWLGLGVLSISVLYFITNLL, via the coding sequence ATGGATTTATGCGAAAGGTTGCTAACACTCAGAAAGAAAGCAGGACTGTCGCAGGAAGAACTGGCAAACAAATTAGGTGTTTCAAGGCAGGCAATTTCTAAATGGGAATCGGGTCAATCAAGTCCCGATATTAATAACATTATTCACATTGGAGAAATTTATAATGTAAGCACAGATTATATTCTTATTGAGAAAAAACAAGAGCAAAACGAAAGGACTGTGATTGAAGGTATAGATGTACAACTACCTAACAAAAAAAGTAGGCTTAACATAAATGGCTATGTATGGCTTGGCTTAGGGGTGCTGTCCATTAGCGTACTATATTTTATCACAAATTTATTATAA